A single window of bacterium DNA harbors:
- a CDS encoding sigma 54-interacting transcriptional regulator has product MKRCADTVIFRGDLADDAAIRLILEGTVQETGQDFFRALVTRLCEVLGTAGAWVTEYNKKQRTLTALAFWFETDCLPNFTYEIADTPCETTIQNRELYHVGDDIASLFPNDPYVEPFRAVSYLGIPLMDKELRILGHLAVLDTKPMPKEPRTLNLFLIFAARAAAELQRIQAESQIRDRETKLSLLINTAMDAILELDENLKIIHVNPSAEKIFRKSGSQLIGRPITSLLTEPSGNKLIRLTEDLRKSQVRENYFWVPGGFQILANQDQDFMTEGSLSRYLLDGKSFFTIILRDIRDQIEAERQIAALTSQKEYLLEELSSFEGSKDLIGNNKAWLKVLQQVQQVANSNACVLITGETGTGKEVIARAIHAASRRKEAPLIKVNCPAIPESLIESEFFGHEKGAFTGATGKRTGRFALANGGTMFLDEVGEIPVDLQSKLLRVLQEGEFEPVGSATTQKVDVRIIAATNRNLTEAIDKGKFREDLYYRLNVSQSKCRRSENGAKMSFYLRNTSQKSRRIKWINKSIHSLLIANAG; this is encoded by the coding sequence ATGAAGCGCTGCGCTGATACGGTTATTTTTCGCGGAGATCTTGCGGATGATGCGGCAATACGTCTGATTCTGGAAGGCACCGTTCAGGAAACGGGGCAGGACTTTTTCCGTGCCTTAGTCACCCGGTTGTGTGAAGTGCTAGGGACTGCTGGAGCATGGGTTACAGAATACAACAAAAAACAACGCACATTGACTGCGTTGGCTTTTTGGTTCGAAACAGATTGTCTTCCCAATTTCACCTACGAAATTGCTGACACTCCCTGCGAGACGACCATTCAGAATCGTGAGTTATACCACGTCGGTGATGACATCGCGAGCCTCTTTCCCAACGATCCCTATGTGGAACCCTTTCGGGCCGTAAGTTATCTCGGCATTCCTTTGATGGATAAGGAATTACGTATCCTTGGCCATCTTGCCGTCCTGGATACAAAGCCCATGCCGAAGGAACCGCGCACTTTAAATCTTTTTCTTATTTTTGCAGCCCGAGCCGCAGCGGAATTACAGCGTATTCAAGCCGAAAGCCAGATTCGAGATAGAGAAACAAAACTATCGTTGCTCATTAACACTGCGATGGATGCAATTCTTGAATTGGATGAGAATCTCAAGATCATTCATGTAAACCCTTCTGCAGAAAAAATATTTCGGAAATCAGGTTCACAATTGATTGGGCGTCCCATCACTTCTCTGCTGACGGAACCAAGCGGCAATAAGTTAATCCGCTTGACAGAAGATCTGCGTAAAAGTCAGGTCCGTGAAAATTATTTCTGGGTACCAGGCGGTTTTCAAATCCTGGCTAACCAAGACCAGGACTTTATGACTGAAGGGAGCTTATCTCGCTATCTTCTTGACGGAAAAAGCTTCTTTACGATCATCTTGCGGGATATTCGTGATCAGATCGAGGCTGAACGCCAAATTGCAGCACTTACTTCACAAAAAGAATATTTGCTCGAAGAGCTCAGTTCCTTTGAAGGCTCTAAAGATTTAATCGGAAACAACAAAGCGTGGCTCAAAGTTTTACAACAAGTTCAGCAAGTTGCAAACAGTAATGCTTGTGTTCTGATTACAGGCGAGACGGGGACAGGAAAAGAAGTCATCGCTCGTGCCATTCATGCTGCCAGTCGCCGTAAGGAAGCACCGCTAATCAAAGTGAATTGTCCCGCGATTCCCGAATCGCTGATTGAGAGTGAATTTTTTGGACACGAAAAAGGCGCATTCACCGGCGCGACTGGAAAGCGCACGGGAAGATTTGCTCTCGCAAACGGCGGGACCATGTTTCTAGATGAAGTAGGCGAAATACCGGTCGATCTTCAATCGAAACTTCTCCGTGTTCTTCAGGAAGGTGAGTTTGAGCCGGTAGGAAGTGCAACTACTCAAAAAGTGGATGTTCGAATCATTGCAGCAACGAATCGCAATCTTACTGAGGCGATTGATAAGGGAAAATTCCGCGAAGATCTCTATTATCGTTTGAACGTTTCCCAATCGAAATGCCGCCGCTCAGAGAACGGGGCGAAGATGTCTTTCTACTTGCGCAACACTTCGCAAAAGTCGCGGCGCATAAAATGGATAAACAAATCAATCCACTCACTCCTCATTGCAAACGCAGGCTGA